CTTTTTCACATTCACAACGCGACCGGTTCTGGCCGCGGAAAGAACTAGGTCGGTCTGTCGGGCCAAAAAAGCCGGAATCTGAAGGATGTCGCAGACCTCCGCCACGGCAGCCACCTGATCCACTTCGTGAATGTCGGTGGTGACGCGGAGCCCCAATTCTTTTTTGACCGTGGCGAGAGTTCTGAGACCACTCTCCAACCCCGGCCCCCGGAAGGATTTTCCCGAAGTCCTGTTCGCTTTGTCGAAGGAGGCTTTGAATATTAAAGGAATATTCAATTCTTCGCTGGTTCGTTTCAGAAATTCGGCAATCCTCAGTGTCAGATCGTGCGATTCTATCACGCAAGGACCCGCGATCCAAACCAGTGGATTTTCCCCGCCGCAAAGAATCCCTTCGATATCGACCGGTTGCATGGTCGCTCCTTACCCCATAATCCTTAATTCATTACGTTATGGATAGAGTTTCGTTCAAATTTCAGTAGGGAGAACCCTTCCTGGATATACGATAATTTAAACGGAGTTCTCTGAACTCTGGAGAGCGAATCCATTTCGGAGTGAAGGAATTGTTCATCTTTCTTCTCGGTGCAGGCATTATCATTGCCCTGCTTCCGCTGTGCGTTTATCTCTATGGGCTCTCTTCCCTGAATTCTCGCAATCGACCCACCCTGATTACCGGAAGTATCGATTTTTCACTCCTGATCCTGGGGCTATCCGGATTTTTGATCTTTGGCGGACCGGTCGCCATCTCGTTGTTCGATAGCAGCCTGTCCGGTTTATGGATGGGATCTTCCCTCAAGGCAATTGCAGTTTCCTTTGCGAAAAACGAGCGGATTATCATTGGGCTGTGCTGCTTTTATTTGCTGCTTTTGATAGTGCTTTTGGTTTTCGGATTTCGAAGGCGGTCGCGCACTTCAGTGGTTTATAACATCAGTCGAGATGGATTCTTAAACGTTCTCGCCGAGACTTTGAATCAGAAATGGGAAGCCCCAATCCTCAATTCCACGACTGTACCTCTCACGATTTATCCCGGTTCCTTGAGCATCGAGGAAAACGTGCCCTTTCGCTGCCTAAGTATTGCCTGGTTAAATGTGCCTCGAACAATTCAGTCCAAGCTTGAAAGCGAACTTGCGTTGAAGCTCAAAAAACTGGAAGTTTCGCCCGGTCCTATTGCCGACACACTTCTGAACATTGCCACGGGGATCGGCTTGGTCATGTTCCTTTGGATTTTGGTCATCTTCCTGATGTTTCGAGGTATTTTTTAAGGCTGAGTAAAGTGCGCTGGACAGGAAGGTTGGGCAGGATTTAAGGTTTTTGGCGATTCTTGGCAATTTTCTTCATGTGCTAACCGTTTTTCGTTGCAACTCTCCTGTCGTAAATGCCGATTCTATCACCATGATGTGGTACGTTCTTCGGAGGTTGTCGCAATGAAGCGGATTTTATTCAGCCTGGCTTGTTTGATGGGTCTTGCCGGTGTTTCAAGCGCTCAGGCGCCCATGATGCCGGGTTCCCAGCCCTATCCCCCAGGCTACGGCCAGATGCCTCAGAATCCCGCGGGTTATGGTCAGATGCCTCAGATGGGTGGCGTGATGCCCGCCAATTTTCAGGGCGGTTACGGTCCTCAAATGAATCCTTACGCCGCTCCGGTAGCCGCTTCTGCTCCCGGCGGTGGCGATAGCGGTCGATTTGGCTTCAATCCGATTTTCAAGCGCATGTTCCATCTCAAGGATAGTGGATGTGCCAACGGCAAGTGCGCAAATGGCGCGGGCAAAGGTCCGGGCAACGCCGCTTCGACGGGCGGAACTCTGGTATTTCCGAACCAGCAGTTCATTCGAAGTCCTCGCGACTTCTTCATGGAAAACTAGTAGTCGTCCGGGGCGTCAATCGATGCCCAGTCCACTGCTTTAGTTCGATCGAAAGCTGCGATAATTGACTTCCGCGAAGATAGGATTTCGACTCTCGAGAATTTCCAGTT
The genomic region above belongs to Telmatocola sphagniphila and contains:
- the kdsA gene encoding 3-deoxy-8-phosphooctulonate synthase — translated: MQPVDIEGILCGGENPLVWIAGPCVIESHDLTLRIAEFLKRTSEELNIPLIFKASFDKANRTSGKSFRGPGLESGLRTLATVKKELGLRVTTDIHEVDQVAAVAEVCDILQIPAFLARQTDLVLSAARTGRVVNVKKGQFMAPWDMKNVAAKMREENNPRLIFTERGSTFGYGNLVNDMRAIPWMQDIGFPVVFDATHSVQTPGSQGSSTGGDRRMVPYLAKAAVAAGCNAIFLETHPNPDKALSDGPNMISLDDLPKLIKTCLRIRDAVKPE